GTGATGCCGGCCGAACGCGTTGTTGAACGCGTCCAGAAAAGCCTGCGGCGTCAACCGCTTCGGGCCGATCCGGTTGAACGCCGTCAGCAACGCGGCCGCATCGACCGCGAGGAAGGCGCCCGCCGCTGCGACGCCGCGCAATACGTCACGCCGCCCGGGTGATTCCGACATCGACAGCTCCCTTCCCCGATGACACGACAATTCTTGGCCATCGGTTCGACCGCGGCATCTCGTAACTCGACACTTGGGAACTTGGTTTTGGGAAATGGCCCGAAAACCAACCCACGCGGCTGCCCGGCGGGACACGATGTATGACCATGACCAGCAAGTCGATCTTCGTTGCGACCCTGACTGCGTTCGTGGCCACCGTCGGCCTGGGCGGAGCGGCGCACGCGGACCCGCCGACCCAGGTGACGTACGAGTTGACCGGCAGCTCCCCTGTCGCGGACTACATCTCGTACCAGACCGACACCGGGGTGGTGGGTCAGGTGCAGCAGACGCATGTGCCGCTGCCGTGGAAGGGTCAGTTCTCCTTCGTCGGCAACCCGGTGGCTGTGATCAGCGCGCAGAGCCCCGGCTCGATCACGTGCACGATCAAGATCGACGGCAAGGTCGTCAACCAGGCGACCGCCAACGGAGCGCCGGCCCGCACCGTCTGTTCGAACTGACGAGGCGACGGCCGTGAGCCTCGCGACGCGCGAAAACGGCACGGCACCGCCCGAACTCGCGTTGGCCGACATCAATCTCGGTGACTGGGACTTCTGGGGCCTCGATGACGACAAGCGTGACGGCGCATTCGCCACGCTGCGTCGGGAGGCACCGATCTCGTTCTGGGACGAGCCCGCGCAGGAGGGTTTCCAGCAGGGCGGCGGGCACTGGGCGCTGACCGGACTCGACGACGTGTTCTTCGCCAGCCGCCATCCCGACATCTTCAGCTCCAGCCCGAACATCACCATCAACGACCAGACCCCGGAGGTCTCGGAGTACTTCGGCTCGATGATCGTGCTCGACGACCCGCGCCACCAACGGCTGCGGTCGATCGTCAGCCGGGCCTTCACCCCGAAAGTGGTTGCGCGCATTGAGAATTCGGTGCGTGAGCGGGCGCGCCGCCTGGTCGCCGACCTGATCGCCCACCACCCCGACGGCACCGGCGAGGCCGTCGCCGAACTGGCCGGACCGCTGCCCCTGCAGGTCATCTGCGACATGATGGGCATTCCCGACGAGGACCACCAGAAGATCTTTCACTGGACCAACGTCATCCTCGGCTTCGGCGACCCGGACCTGACCACCGAGTTCGACGACTTCCTGCATGTGTCGATGGACATC
The sequence above is a segment of the Candidatus Mycobacterium wuenschmannii genome. Coding sequences within it:
- a CDS encoding MmpS family transport accessory protein, with the protein product MTSKSIFVATLTAFVATVGLGGAAHADPPTQVTYELTGSSPVADYISYQTDTGVVGQVQQTHVPLPWKGQFSFVGNPVAVISAQSPGSITCTIKIDGKVVNQATANGAPARTVCSN
- a CDS encoding cytochrome P450, whose product is MSLATRENGTAPPELALADINLGDWDFWGLDDDKRDGAFATLRREAPISFWDEPAQEGFQQGGGHWALTGLDDVFFASRHPDIFSSSPNITINDQTPEVSEYFGSMIVLDDPRHQRLRSIVSRAFTPKVVARIENSVRERARRLVADLIAHHPDGTGEAVAELAGPLPLQVICDMMGIPDEDHQKIFHWTNVILGFGDPDLTTEFDDFLHVSMDIGAYATALAEDRRVNHHDDLTTSLVQAEVDGERLTSAEVASFFILLAVAGNETTRNAISHGLVALTRYPEQRRTWWSEFDALSHTAVEEVVRWASPVVYMRRTLTRDFEMHGTTMKSGDKATLWYCSANRDESKFAEPWKFDVTRDPNPHVGFGGGGAHFCLGANLARREIRVMFEELHRQIPDVVATDEPARLLSPFIHGIKTLPIAWTPPR